One genomic window of Comamonas serinivorans includes the following:
- a CDS encoding SDR family oxidoreductase has protein sequence MTRTVQQLFDLTGRTALVTGGSRGLGLQMAQALGEAGAKVMLSARKADELEHAVQQLQAAGIDARWCAANCADPADVTRLADEALARLGPLDILVNNAGASWAAPAEDLPLDAWDKVMNLNVRGYFLLAQQVGKKSMIPRRKGAIVNVASIAALGGNPAGLNMLAYNTSKAAVLNFSRTLATEWGHHGIRVNAICPGFFPTKLTHGAIENMGADKMAAGTPLGRLGGDEDLKGAVLLLASDAGQHITGQGLVVDGGVSAVVGG, from the coding sequence ATGACGCGTACCGTGCAGCAGCTGTTTGATTTGACGGGCAGAACCGCCCTGGTGACCGGGGGCTCGCGCGGCCTTGGCCTGCAGATGGCCCAGGCGTTGGGCGAAGCGGGTGCCAAGGTCATGCTGTCGGCGCGCAAGGCCGATGAACTGGAACACGCCGTGCAGCAGCTGCAGGCCGCCGGCATCGATGCGCGCTGGTGCGCCGCCAACTGTGCCGATCCGGCCGATGTGACGCGCCTGGCCGACGAGGCGCTGGCGCGCCTGGGGCCGCTGGACATCCTGGTCAACAACGCCGGCGCGTCGTGGGCCGCGCCGGCCGAGGATCTGCCCCTGGACGCCTGGGACAAGGTCATGAACCTCAACGTGCGAGGCTACTTCCTGCTGGCCCAGCAGGTGGGCAAGAAATCCATGATCCCGCGCCGCAAGGGCGCCATCGTCAACGTGGCCTCGATCGCCGCGTTGGGTGGCAACCCGGCCGGGCTCAACATGCTGGCCTACAACACCTCCAAGGCTGCGGTGCTGAATTTCTCGCGCACATTGGCGACCGAGTGGGGCCACCACGGCATCCGCGTGAACGCCATCTGCCCCGGCTTCTTCCCCACCAAGCTCACGCATGGCGCCATCGAGAACATGGGCGCCGACAAGATGGCCGCCGGCACGCCGCTGGGCCGCCTGGGCGGCGACGAGGACCTGAAGGGCGCGGTGCTGCTGCTGGCTTCCGACGCCGGCCAGCACATCACCGGCCAGGGTCTGGTGGTCGACGGGGGCGTCAGCGCCGTCGTGGGCGGCTGA
- a CDS encoding ketopantoate reductase family protein, with amino-acid sequence MSTSFSTAHPLRIGVMGAGAVGCYFGALLARAGHAVTLIGRPAHVQAIADRGLRLQTSTEDVHIPLAASTEASSVRDADVVLLCVKSGDTEATAAQLKPHLQAGALVLTLQNGVDNDARARAVLGPAHPVAAAVVYVATAMAGPGHVQHFGRGELAIAPSPLSERVAREFTAAGIPTEVSDNVRGTLWAKLVMNCAYNALSALTQQPYGWLVQQPGTPEVIADLVAECLAVAEADGVVFPSDVHAGVRAIAQTMPGQRSSTAQDLARGKPSEIDHLNGYVVQRGAALGVSTPVNRTMWTLVRLRERAAQG; translated from the coding sequence ATGTCGACTTCCTTTTCCACGGCTCACCCGCTTCGCATCGGCGTCATGGGCGCCGGTGCCGTCGGGTGCTACTTCGGCGCCCTGCTCGCACGGGCCGGCCACGCCGTCACGCTGATCGGCCGCCCCGCGCATGTGCAAGCCATTGCCGACCGCGGCCTGCGCCTGCAGACCAGCACCGAGGATGTGCACATCCCCCTGGCCGCCAGCACCGAGGCCAGCTCCGTGCGCGACGCCGACGTGGTGCTGCTGTGCGTCAAATCGGGCGACACCGAGGCCACGGCCGCGCAGCTCAAGCCGCACCTGCAAGCCGGAGCCCTGGTGCTCACGCTGCAGAACGGCGTGGACAACGACGCGCGTGCGCGCGCTGTGCTGGGACCTGCGCACCCCGTGGCCGCGGCCGTGGTCTACGTCGCCACGGCCATGGCCGGACCCGGCCACGTGCAGCACTTCGGACGCGGCGAGCTGGCCATCGCGCCGTCGCCGCTGAGCGAGCGCGTGGCGCGCGAGTTCACGGCCGCCGGCATCCCCACCGAGGTGTCGGACAACGTGCGCGGCACGCTGTGGGCCAAGCTGGTGATGAATTGCGCCTACAACGCGCTCTCGGCCTTGACGCAGCAGCCCTACGGCTGGCTGGTGCAGCAGCCGGGCACGCCCGAGGTCATCGCCGACCTGGTGGCCGAATGCCTGGCCGTGGCCGAGGCCGATGGCGTGGTGTTTCCCAGCGACGTGCACGCGGGCGTTCGGGCCATCGCGCAGACCATGCCGGGGCAGCGCTCGTCCACCGCGCAAGACCTGGCACGCGGCAAACCCAGTGAGATCGACCACCTGAACGGCTACGTGGTGCAGCGCGGCGCGGCGCTGGGCGTGTCCACGCCCGTCAACCGCACGATGTGGACGCTGGTGCGTCTGCGCGAGCGCGCGGCTCAGGGCTGA
- a CDS encoding CTP synthase — MTKFVFVTGGVVSSLGKGIASASLAALLESRGLKVTLIKLDPYINVDPGTMSPFQHGEVFVTDDGAETDLDLGHYERFIETRMRQANNFTTGRIYQSVLEKERRGDYLGKTVQVIPHVTNEIQEYIKRGAGIGTQDAVDVAICEVGGTVGDIESLPFLEAVRQLALKLGLNNSAFVHLTYLPWIETAGELKTKPTQHTVQKLREIGIQPDALLCRAQYAVPEEEREKISLFTNVAEWGVISMWDVDTIYKVPRMLHEQGLDGLICDKLRLNTKPADLKRWDDLVHETEHPQGEVDIAMVGKYVELSDSYKSVNEALKHAGMHNHVRVNITHIDSETISDDDAIALLGKYDGVLVPGGFGVRGVEGKISTARFAREHKVPYLGICLGMQVATIEFARHVARLKHANSTEFDPRTPEPVIALITEWKDADGSIQKRTESSDLGGTMRLGAQSSDVAAGTLAHSIYGDVVTERHRHRYEANVTYLDKLRAAGLVISALTQREQLTEIVELPTSVHPWFIGVQFHPEFKSVPWAGHPLFNAFIAAAMAQRQAAGKPVGLEARQDNVGLA; from the coding sequence ATGACCAAATTCGTCTTCGTCACCGGTGGTGTGGTGTCTTCCCTGGGCAAAGGGATCGCCTCCGCCTCCTTGGCCGCCTTGCTTGAATCGCGCGGCCTCAAAGTCACCCTCATCAAGCTCGATCCCTACATCAACGTGGATCCAGGCACCATGTCGCCCTTCCAGCATGGCGAGGTCTTCGTGACCGACGACGGCGCCGAAACCGACCTGGACCTGGGCCATTACGAGCGGTTCATCGAAACGCGCATGCGCCAGGCGAACAACTTCACCACGGGCCGCATCTACCAGAGCGTGCTCGAGAAAGAGCGTCGCGGCGACTACCTGGGCAAGACGGTGCAGGTCATCCCGCACGTCACCAACGAGATCCAGGAGTACATCAAGCGCGGCGCCGGCATCGGCACGCAGGACGCCGTGGACGTGGCCATCTGCGAGGTCGGCGGCACGGTGGGCGACATCGAGTCCCTGCCCTTCCTCGAGGCCGTGCGCCAGCTGGCCCTCAAGCTGGGCCTGAACAACTCGGCCTTTGTGCACCTGACCTACCTGCCGTGGATCGAGACGGCCGGCGAGCTGAAAACCAAGCCCACGCAGCACACGGTGCAAAAGCTGCGCGAGATCGGCATCCAGCCCGACGCGCTGCTGTGCCGCGCCCAGTACGCCGTGCCCGAGGAAGAGCGCGAGAAGATCTCGCTGTTCACCAACGTGGCCGAATGGGGCGTGATCAGCATGTGGGACGTGGACACCATCTACAAGGTGCCCCGCATGCTGCACGAGCAAGGCCTGGACGGCCTGATCTGCGACAAGCTGCGCCTGAACACCAAGCCGGCCGACCTCAAGCGCTGGGACGACCTGGTGCACGAGACCGAGCACCCGCAGGGCGAGGTCGACATCGCCATGGTGGGCAAGTACGTGGAGCTGTCCGACAGCTACAAGTCGGTGAACGAAGCCCTCAAGCACGCCGGCATGCACAACCACGTGCGCGTGAACATCACCCACATCGACTCGGAAACGATCTCGGACGACGACGCCATTGCCTTGCTGGGCAAGTACGACGGCGTCCTGGTGCCCGGCGGCTTTGGCGTGCGGGGCGTGGAAGGCAAGATCTCGACCGCGCGCTTTGCCCGGGAACACAAGGTGCCCTACCTCGGCATCTGCCTGGGCATGCAGGTCGCCACCATCGAGTTCGCCCGCCACGTCGCGCGCCTCAAGCACGCGAACTCGACCGAGTTCGACCCGCGCACGCCCGAGCCCGTGATCGCGCTGATCACCGAGTGGAAGGACGCCGACGGCAGCATCCAAAAGCGCACCGAAAGCTCGGACCTGGGCGGCACCATGCGCCTGGGGGCGCAAAGCTCGGACGTGGCCGCCGGCACGCTGGCCCACAGCATCTATGGCGACGTGGTCACCGAGCGCCACCGCCACCGCTACGAAGCCAACGTGACCTACCTGGACAAGCTGCGCGCGGCCGGCCTGGTCATCTCGGCCCTCACGCAACGCGAGCAGCTGACCGAGATCGTCGAGCTGCCCACCAGCGTCCATCCCTGGTTCATCGGCGTGCAGTTCCACCCCGAGTTCAAGTCCGTGCCCTGGGCCGGCCACCCGTTGTTCAACGCCTTCATCGCCGCTGCCATGGCGCAGCGCCAGGCCGCGGGCAAGCCGGTCGGGCTGGAAGCCCGGCAGGACAACGTGGGCCTGGCCTGA
- the kdsA gene encoding 3-deoxy-8-phosphooctulonate synthase: protein MKLCDFKAGLDQPFFLIAGPCVVESEQLQMDVAGQLKEMTAALGIPFIFKSSYDKANRSSGTSFRGPGMDKGLEILAKVKRELNVPILTDVHTEAEIPAVAAVVDVLQTPAFLCRQTDFIRACAQSGKPVNIKKGQFLAPHDMKNVIDKARAAAAEKGLETDAFMACERGASFGYNNLVSDMRSLAIMRETNAPVVFDATHSVQLPGGQGTSSGGMREMVPVLARAAVAVGVAGLFMETHPDPNHALSDGPNAVPLKHMKALLESLQALDAVTKRAGFLEAHFEA from the coding sequence ATGAAACTCTGCGATTTCAAGGCAGGCCTGGACCAGCCGTTTTTCCTCATCGCCGGCCCGTGCGTGGTCGAGTCCGAGCAACTGCAAATGGACGTGGCGGGCCAGCTCAAGGAGATGACGGCGGCGCTGGGCATCCCCTTCATCTTCAAAAGCAGCTACGACAAGGCCAACCGCAGCTCGGGCACCAGCTTCCGCGGTCCCGGCATGGACAAAGGTCTGGAGATCCTGGCCAAGGTCAAGCGCGAGCTGAACGTGCCCATCTTGACCGATGTGCACACCGAAGCCGAGATCCCGGCCGTGGCCGCCGTGGTCGATGTGCTGCAGACGCCCGCCTTCCTGTGCCGCCAGACCGATTTCATCCGCGCCTGCGCCCAGTCGGGCAAGCCGGTGAACATCAAGAAGGGGCAATTCCTGGCCCCGCACGACATGAAGAACGTCATCGACAAGGCGCGCGCCGCGGCCGCAGAAAAAGGCCTGGAAACCGACGCTTTCATGGCCTGCGAGCGCGGTGCCAGCTTTGGCTACAACAACCTCGTGAGCGACATGCGCTCGCTGGCCATCATGCGCGAGACGAACGCCCCGGTGGTGTTCGACGCCACCCACAGCGTGCAGCTGCCCGGCGGCCAGGGCACGTCGAGCGGCGGCATGCGCGAAATGGTGCCCGTGCTGGCCCGTGCGGCCGTCGCCGTCGGCGTGGCGGGCCTGTTCATGGAAACCCACCCCGACCCCAATCATGCGCTGTCGGACGGCCCCAACGCGGTGCCGCTCAAGCACATGAAGGCGCTGCTGGAATCGCTGCAGGCGCTGGACGCCGTGACCAAGCGCGCCGGCTTCCTCGAAGCCCACTTCGAGGCCTGA
- a CDS encoding DUF1330 domain-containing protein, with product MASGYVMAWVTVTDPEQYEDYRRWSTEAMRVHGAEVCVRGGQIEVMEGDWTPERLVVLKFASLQAARDFYHSAEYQRAKAARQGAAVMRLLCVEGT from the coding sequence ATGGCAAGCGGCTACGTGATGGCCTGGGTCACCGTGACCGACCCCGAGCAGTACGAGGACTACCGGCGCTGGAGCACCGAGGCCATGCGCGTGCACGGCGCCGAGGTGTGCGTGCGCGGCGGCCAGATCGAGGTGATGGAGGGCGACTGGACGCCCGAGCGCCTGGTGGTGCTGAAGTTCGCCAGCCTGCAGGCGGCACGAGACTTCTACCATTCGGCCGAATACCAACGCGCCAAGGCGGCGCGCCAGGGGGCAGCGGTCATGCGCCTGCTGTGCGTGGAAGGCACCTGA
- the eno gene encoding phosphopyruvate hydratase, with protein sequence MSAIVDIVGREVLDSRGNPTVECDVLLESGVMGRAAVPSGASTGSREAIELRDGDKSRYLGKGVLKAVEHINTEISEAVLGLDAAEQAFLDKTLIDLDGTDNKSRLGANAMLAVSMAVARAAAEESGLPLYRYFGGMNGNQLPVPMMNVINGGAHANNSLDLQEFMIIPVGAPTFREALRYGAEVFHALKKIIDGKGMSTAVGDEGGFAPSVENHEAAIQLILDAITAAGYTPGQDIVLALDCAASEFYKDGQYVLEGEGGLKLTAQQWTDMLATWCDKYPIISIEDGMAEGDWDGWKLLTEKLGDKVQLVGDDLFVTNTKILKEGIDKHIANSILIKINQIGTLTETFAAIEMAKRAGYTAVISHRSGETEDSTISDIAVGLNAGQIKTGSLSRSDRMAKYNQLLRIEEDLGDVAVYPGRDAFYNLR encoded by the coding sequence ATGAGCGCAATCGTAGACATCGTTGGACGCGAGGTCCTGGACAGCCGCGGCAACCCGACCGTGGAATGTGACGTGCTGCTGGAAAGCGGCGTGATGGGCCGTGCCGCCGTGCCCTCGGGCGCCTCGACCGGCTCGCGCGAAGCGATCGAGCTGCGCGACGGCGACAAGAGCCGCTACCTCGGCAAGGGCGTGCTCAAGGCCGTCGAGCACATCAACACCGAAATCAGCGAAGCCGTGCTGGGCCTGGACGCCGCCGAGCAAGCCTTCCTGGACAAGACCCTGATCGACCTGGATGGCACCGACAACAAGAGCCGCCTGGGCGCCAACGCCATGCTGGCGGTGTCCATGGCCGTGGCCCGCGCCGCGGCCGAGGAATCAGGCCTGCCGCTGTACCGCTACTTCGGCGGCATGAACGGCAACCAGCTGCCCGTGCCCATGATGAACGTGATCAACGGCGGCGCCCATGCCAACAACAGCCTGGACCTGCAGGAGTTCATGATCATTCCGGTGGGCGCGCCCACCTTCCGCGAAGCCCTGCGCTACGGTGCCGAGGTGTTCCACGCCCTCAAGAAGATCATCGACGGCAAGGGCATGAGCACGGCCGTGGGCGACGAAGGCGGCTTTGCACCGTCGGTCGAGAACCACGAAGCCGCGATTCAGCTGATCCTGGACGCCATCACGGCCGCCGGTTACACGCCGGGTCAGGACATCGTGCTGGCCCTGGACTGCGCCGCCTCTGAGTTTTACAAGGACGGCCAGTACGTGCTGGAAGGCGAAGGCGGCCTGAAGCTGACGGCCCAGCAATGGACCGACATGCTGGCCACCTGGTGCGACAAGTACCCCATCATCTCGATCGAAGACGGCATGGCCGAAGGCGACTGGGACGGCTGGAAGCTGCTGACCGAGAAGCTGGGCGACAAGGTGCAGCTGGTGGGTGACGACCTGTTCGTGACCAACACCAAGATCCTGAAGGAAGGCATCGACAAGCACATCGCCAATTCCATCCTGATCAAGATCAACCAGATCGGCACGCTGACCGAGACCTTCGCCGCCATCGAAATGGCCAAGCGCGCCGGCTACACGGCCGTCATCTCGCACCGCTCGGGCGAAACCGAAGACAGCACCATCTCCGACATCGCCGTGGGCCTGAACGCCGGCCAGATCAAGACCGGCTCGCTCTCGCGTTCGGACCGCATGGCCAAGTACAACCAGCTGCTGCGCATCGAGGAAGACCTGGGCGACGTGGCCGTGTACCCGGGCCGCGACGCGTTTTACAACCTGCGCTGA
- a CDS encoding septum formation initiator family protein, translating into MVNRIVFVVLISALAIILGQLWFTRGGLPTSSDLQRRLHAQLAANAKMQLANDQLASELSDLRDGLETVEEKARIELGMVKPNEILVQIAR; encoded by the coding sequence ATGGTCAACCGCATCGTCTTCGTGGTCCTGATTTCGGCGCTGGCCATCATCCTGGGCCAGCTCTGGTTCACGCGCGGTGGTCTGCCCACCTCCAGCGACCTGCAACGGCGGCTGCATGCGCAGCTGGCCGCCAACGCCAAGATGCAGCTGGCCAATGACCAGCTGGCTTCCGAGCTGTCCGACCTGCGCGACGGCCTGGAAACGGTGGAGGAAAAGGCCCGCATCGAGCTGGGCATGGTCAAGCCCAATGAAATCCTCGTGCAGATTGCGCGCTGA
- a CDS encoding GNAT family N-acetyltransferase, translating to MNRTTLTFRPATPDDASLCIRIRGLTRENAFSAADLRALGITAESWSRGIQDGSCPGFVACMEGQMIGYCFGDRDTGEIVVLALLPAYEGQGIGKALLAMMVESLGRRGFQRLFLACSSDPNVRSYSFYRHLGWRPTGEKDASGDDILELSVHQAG from the coding sequence ATGAACAGGACCACGCTGACATTTCGCCCGGCCACGCCGGATGACGCCTCCTTGTGCATCAGGATCCGAGGGCTGACGCGAGAAAATGCATTCTCCGCAGCAGATTTGCGTGCACTCGGCATCACCGCCGAGTCCTGGAGCAGGGGTATCCAGGATGGCAGTTGCCCCGGCTTCGTGGCCTGCATGGAGGGCCAGATGATTGGCTACTGCTTTGGCGACAGGGATACCGGCGAGATCGTGGTGTTGGCCCTGCTTCCCGCGTACGAAGGCCAAGGAATCGGCAAGGCCCTGCTGGCGATGATGGTTGAAAGCCTCGGGCGTCGAGGATTCCAGCGCCTGTTCTTGGCGTGTTCCAGCGATCCGAACGTTCGGTCCTACAGCTTCTATCGCCACCTGGGATGGCGGCCAACCGGGGAAAAGGACGCGTCAGGCGACGATATTCTCGAATTGTCGGTCCACCAGGCTGGATGA
- a CDS encoding monovalent cation:proton antiporter-2 (CPA2) family protein, translating to MSAASTSVDLGHVVALLGAAVVAVPLFKRLGLGTVLGYLAAGVVIGPFGLRLFQDPQAILHTAELGVVMFLFVIGLEMRPSHLWSLRRDIFGLGSLQVGACALVLTLLGLAVGLTPAVAFVCGMGFVLTSTAIVMQILSERGDVAQTRGQKMVSILLFEDLLIVPLLAWVAFVAPPQAGAAQGSRWVAVAMGVGAVLLLLAVGRWLLNPMFRVLANAKAREVMTAAALLVVLGAALLMQVGGLSMAMGAFLAGVLLSESAYRHQLEADIEPFRGLLLGLFFLGVGMSLDLTVVAQYWQQVVLGVLVMMAVKALGVYGVARLTRSSHADALDRAVLMAQGGEFAFVLYTTAVSERVISAQTGAVMTAIVVLSMALTPVVLIAMKRLQGTVAPSMDGVAPAENLCGKVLLIGFGRFGQIVSQGAIARGASIAIIDADAEAVRDSNRYGFQVYFGDGSRLDVLHAAGAGQARAIVVCVDDAEAATRITELCKQSFPQAQVLVRAWDREHALALVQANADYVIRETFESALAMGRETVIALGATSDEADAWMAEQRERDSARFALEMAGGRFAGRDLLYFNRPSEPS from the coding sequence ATGAGTGCGGCATCGACATCGGTTGATTTGGGCCACGTGGTGGCCTTGTTGGGGGCGGCCGTGGTGGCCGTGCCGCTGTTCAAGCGCCTGGGGCTGGGCACGGTGCTGGGCTACCTCGCCGCAGGCGTGGTCATCGGGCCGTTCGGCCTGCGCCTGTTCCAGGATCCGCAGGCCATCCTGCACACGGCCGAGCTGGGCGTCGTCATGTTCCTCTTCGTGATCGGGCTGGAGATGCGGCCCTCGCACCTGTGGAGCCTGCGGCGCGACATCTTTGGCCTGGGCAGCCTGCAGGTGGGCGCGTGCGCGCTGGTGTTGACCCTGCTGGGCCTGGCGGTGGGGCTGACGCCGGCGGTGGCCTTCGTCTGCGGCATGGGCTTTGTGCTGACGTCCACCGCCATCGTGATGCAGATCCTGAGCGAGCGCGGCGACGTGGCGCAGACGCGCGGGCAGAAGATGGTGTCCATCCTGCTGTTCGAAGACCTGCTCATCGTGCCGCTGTTAGCCTGGGTGGCTTTTGTGGCGCCGCCGCAGGCTGGTGCGGCCCAGGGCTCGCGCTGGGTGGCGGTCGCCATGGGCGTGGGCGCGGTGCTGCTGCTGCTGGCGGTGGGGCGCTGGCTGCTCAACCCCATGTTCCGAGTGCTGGCCAATGCCAAGGCGCGCGAGGTGATGACCGCCGCGGCCTTGCTGGTGGTGCTGGGTGCGGCGCTGCTCATGCAGGTGGGGGGCTTGTCCATGGCCATGGGCGCCTTCCTGGCGGGCGTGCTGCTGTCCGAGTCGGCCTACCGGCACCAGCTCGAGGCCGACATCGAACCGTTTCGCGGCTTGCTGCTGGGCTTGTTCTTCCTGGGCGTGGGCATGTCGCTGGACCTGACGGTGGTGGCGCAGTACTGGCAGCAGGTGGTGCTGGGCGTGCTGGTGATGATGGCCGTCAAGGCCCTGGGGGTGTATGGCGTGGCGCGGCTGACGCGCAGCAGCCATGCCGACGCGCTGGACCGCGCGGTGCTGATGGCGCAAGGGGGCGAGTTCGCGTTCGTGCTGTACACGACGGCGGTGTCCGAGCGGGTGATCTCTGCCCAGACCGGGGCCGTGATGACGGCCATCGTGGTGCTGTCCATGGCGCTCACGCCGGTGGTGCTCATCGCGATGAAGCGATTGCAAGGCACGGTGGCGCCGTCCATGGACGGCGTGGCGCCGGCCGAAAACCTGTGCGGCAAGGTGCTGTTGATCGGCTTCGGCCGCTTTGGCCAGATCGTGAGCCAGGGCGCGATTGCCCGCGGGGCCAGCATCGCCATCATCGACGCCGATGCCGAGGCCGTGCGCGATTCCAACCGCTACGGCTTCCAGGTGTACTTTGGCGACGGCAGCCGGCTGGATGTGCTGCACGCGGCGGGTGCCGGCCAGGCGCGCGCCATCGTGGTCTGCGTGGACGACGCCGAAGCCGCCACGCGCATCACCGAGCTGTGCAAGCAGAGCTTTCCGCAGGCCCAGGTGCTGGTGCGGGCCTGGGACCGCGAGCATGCCCTGGCGCTGGTGCAGGCGAATGCGGACTACGTGATCCGCGAGACCTTCGAGTCGGCCCTGGCCATGGGGCGCGAGACCGTGATTGCCCTGGGCGCCACCTCCGACGAGGCCGATGCCTGGATGGCCGAGCAGCGCGAGCGCGACAGCGCGCGGTTTGCCCTGGAGATGGCCGGCGGTCGATTTGCGGGGCGCGACCTGCTCTACTTCAACCGCCCTTCCGAGCCCTCTTGA
- the ispH gene encoding 4-hydroxy-3-methylbut-2-enyl diphosphate reductase — translation MHGSEVVLAEPRGFCAGVDRAIEIVERAIAKFGSPIYVRHEIVHNTYVVESLKARGAIFIEDLAKVPPGATLVFSAHGVSRAVQQEAEARGFQIFDATCPLVTKVHVEVAKLAREGYEFIMIGHEGHPEVEGTMGQLDEGIHLVETVDDVARVAPRQTDRLAVVTQTTLSVDDAAGITAAVKARFPQIREPKQQDICYATQNRQDAVKLMSTEVDVVVVVGSPTSSNSNRLREVAQRKGIAAYMVDNAGELRPEWFAGKTRVGLTAGASAPDVLVQQVIERLRELGAVSVRKMAGEAETMKFPLPKGLKIDEALGETVPAHLR, via the coding sequence ATGCACGGCAGCGAGGTGGTGCTGGCCGAGCCACGCGGCTTTTGCGCCGGCGTGGATCGGGCGATCGAAATCGTCGAGCGCGCCATCGCCAAGTTCGGCTCGCCCATCTACGTGCGCCATGAGATCGTGCACAACACCTACGTCGTCGAGTCGCTGAAGGCACGCGGCGCCATCTTCATCGAAGACCTGGCCAAGGTGCCGCCCGGCGCCACGCTGGTGTTTTCGGCACACGGTGTGAGCCGCGCCGTGCAGCAAGAGGCCGAGGCCCGCGGCTTCCAGATCTTCGACGCGACCTGTCCGCTGGTGACCAAGGTGCACGTCGAGGTGGCCAAGCTCGCGCGTGAAGGCTACGAATTCATCATGATCGGCCACGAGGGTCACCCCGAGGTTGAGGGCACCATGGGGCAGCTCGACGAGGGCATCCACCTGGTCGAAACCGTGGACGACGTGGCGCGCGTGGCGCCGCGGCAGACCGACCGGCTCGCCGTGGTCACGCAGACCACCTTGTCGGTGGACGATGCCGCGGGCATCACGGCGGCTGTCAAGGCGCGCTTTCCGCAGATCCGCGAGCCCAAACAGCAGGACATCTGCTACGCCACGCAGAACCGCCAGGACGCGGTCAAGCTGATGTCGACCGAGGTCGACGTCGTCGTCGTCGTGGGCAGCCCCACGAGCAGCAACAGCAACCGCCTGCGCGAGGTGGCGCAGCGCAAGGGCATAGCCGCCTACATGGTGGACAACGCCGGCGAACTGCGGCCCGAGTGGTTCGCGGGCAAGACCCGCGTGGGCCTGACGGCCGGCGCGTCGGCCCCCGATGTGCTGGTGCAGCAGGTGATCGAGCGCCTGCGCGAGCTGGGCGCCGTCAGCGTGCGCAAGATGGCAGGCGAGGCGGAGACCATGAAGTTCCCGCTGCCCAAAGGCCTGAAGATCGACGAGGCCCTGGGCGAGACCGTGCCCGCGCACCTGCGTTGA
- a CDS encoding FKBP-type peptidyl-prolyl cis-trans isomerase yields MTTVQPGSFLTLHYRLSGPQGDVINTFKDKPATLSLGTGELSPAVEARLLGLNEGDHTQFDLAAGEAFGERNPDMVQWVARKLLIELGDPDQVYHVGDVVQFPTPDGSGSYAGAVQAVREDGAVQFDFNHPLASQPVTFEVQLIGVL; encoded by the coding sequence ATGACCACCGTTCAACCCGGCTCTTTCCTCACCTTGCACTACCGCTTGTCCGGCCCGCAGGGCGATGTGATCAACACCTTCAAGGACAAGCCCGCCACCCTGTCGCTGGGCACGGGCGAGCTGTCGCCCGCCGTCGAGGCGCGCCTGCTGGGTCTGAACGAAGGGGATCACACCCAGTTCGACCTGGCCGCGGGCGAGGCCTTTGGCGAGCGCAACCCCGACATGGTGCAGTGGGTGGCGCGCAAGCTGCTGATCGAGCTGGGGGACCCCGATCAGGTCTACCACGTGGGCGATGTGGTGCAGTTCCCCACACCGGACGGCTCGGGCAGCTACGCGGGCGCCGTGCAGGCCGTGCGCGAGGACGGCGCGGTGCAGTTCGACTTCAACCACCCGCTGGCCAGCCAGCCGGTGACCTTTGAAGTGCAACTGATTGGTGTGCTGTGA
- the radC gene encoding RadC family protein: MPLKDLPADLRPREKLLAQGPAALGDAELLALLLRTGLQGKNVLVLAQELLDRFDGVAGLLGASLQDLQATKGLGPAKRAELAAVLELARRALACQLKAQPVFGSPEAVRHYLQLAFGHKPHEVFAVLFVDAQNRLIAMEEMFRGTLTQASVYPREVAVRALQLNAAAVLLAHNHPSGDATPSTADQQLTQRLKSALALIDVQVLDHFVVVRHEVVSMAERGLM; encoded by the coding sequence ATGCCCCTCAAAGACCTTCCCGCCGACCTGCGCCCCCGCGAAAAGTTGCTCGCCCAGGGACCTGCCGCGCTGGGCGACGCCGAACTGCTCGCCCTGCTGCTGCGCACCGGCCTGCAGGGCAAGAACGTGCTGGTGCTGGCCCAGGAACTGCTGGACCGCTTCGACGGCGTGGCCGGTCTGCTGGGCGCCAGCCTGCAAGACCTGCAGGCCACCAAGGGGCTGGGGCCGGCCAAGCGCGCCGAACTGGCCGCTGTGCTGGAATTGGCGCGCCGTGCGCTGGCGTGCCAGCTCAAGGCGCAACCCGTGTTCGGCAGCCCCGAAGCGGTGCGCCACTACCTGCAGCTGGCCTTCGGCCACAAGCCGCACGAGGTGTTCGCCGTGTTGTTCGTCGATGCCCAGAACCGCTTGATCGCCATGGAAGAGATGTTTCGCGGCACGCTGACGCAAGCCAGCGTGTACCCGCGCGAGGTGGCCGTGCGCGCGCTGCAGCTGAATGCCGCCGCCGTGCTGCTGGCCCACAACCACCCCAGTGGCGATGCCACGCCCAGTACCGCCGACCAGCAGCTGACGCAGCGGCTGAAAAGCGCACTGGCCCTGATCGACGTGCAGGTGCTGGACCACTTCGTGGTCGTGCGTCACGAAGTCGTCTCCATGGCCGAACGCGGCTTGATGTAG